From a region of the Malania oleifera isolate guangnan ecotype guangnan chromosome 12, ASM2987363v1, whole genome shotgun sequence genome:
- the LOC131144778 gene encoding uncharacterized protein LOC131144778: protein MALPLGKLTILVGAGIVGSVLAKEGRMSNVFDLFSGAFKIVFKQIRRDDSTPLSSKPQNDSLLAQVNTLRQELQLLASNGSVTIVTAGGTGASRYGIIVVVVVAGYGYIWWKGWKLPEMMFATRRSLADASSKIARQLETVYSSISAAKRHLSSRIDRVDHNLDERAELDAATREEVSEIRGEMNTIGVKFQSVHHAVQTLGTKIGGLEGKQDLRNEGVKRLCEYAWSLENSRTIERIQASPSTTPRAALEPPQITPLSRTGSLPSTVLPLESSPSSSNGSHKVYRPLQKSAFTSGLKELQGISEVVETPGISEVSTEILGSDERNRENLSSGIFGWKRPSISSFLTRTRSATNSFK, encoded by the exons GTATTGTTGGGTCTGTTCTCGCAAAAGAAGGTCGCATGTCAAATGTCTTTGACCTTTTCTCAGGTGCTTTCAAG ATTGTTTTCAAGCAAATTCGAAGAGATGATTCTACTCCCTTAAGTTCCAAGCCACAAAATGACTCTTTATTGGCCCAG GTTAATACTTTACGGCAAGAGCTGCAACTGTTGGCGTCAAATGGATCAGTTACAATTGTAACTGCTGGTGGAACAG GTGCTAGCAGATATGGTataattgttgttgttgttgtagcaGGATATGGTTATATTTGGTGGAAG GGTTGGAAACTTCCTGAGATGATGTTTGCAACAAGGCGTAGTTTAGCTGATGCTTCTTCCAAGATTGCTAGACAGCTTGAGACTGTTTACTCATCAATCTCG GCAGCTAAGCGGCATTTATCGTCGAGAATTGATCGTGTGGATCATAATTTGGACGAGCGTGCAGAACTTGATGCTGCTACAAGGGAGGAG GTTTCTGAAATACGAGGGGAGATGAATACGATTGGCGTGAAATTCCAATCTGTTCACCACGCAGTTCAAACTCTG GGAACTAAAATTGGTGGATTAGAAGGGAAACAG GATCTCAGAAATGAAGGAGTAAAGAGACTCTGTGAATATGCCTGGAGCTTGGAAAATAGCAGAACCATAGAGCGTATTCAG GCATCTCCATCCACTACCCCTAGGGCAGCTCTTGAGCCACCACAAATCACACCACTGTCTAGG ACTGGATCTCTGCCTTCGACTGTTTTGCCATTGGAATCATCCCCTTCATCGTCCAATGGATCTCACAAG GTATATCGACCCCTGCAAAAGTCTGCCTTTACCTCTGGACTGAAG GAGCTGCAGGGGATTTCAGAAGTGGTTGAGACGCCAGGCATTTCAGAGGTTTCAACCGAGATTCTTGGTTCCGATGAAAGAAACCGCGAGAATTTGAGTTCTGGTATTTTTGGATGGAAGCGGCCTAGCATTAGCAGTTTTCTTACAAGGACACGCAGTGCAACGAATTCCTTCAAGTAG